TTAGAAAGATCCGCGACTGCAAGTTAGTATAACTAATTGAATTTATTCGTAACGGAACAGCTAATGCCTTCATCTATATCACAAGAAATGAGCGCCAAAGTTTGGGGCTTACTTATTCTGCTTTCAATGCTTTGGGGGGGCTCATTCTTTTTTGTCGGCATTGCAGTAAGCGAACTACCGCCTCTGATTATTGTGACGTTGCGAGTGACTTTAGCCGCTATCACACTATGGATTATCGCTTTGTTAACCGGGCATCGCCCGCCTAAGGACTACCGCATTTGGGTGGCATTCCTTGGTATGGGATTGCTTAACAATGTGATTCCGTTTTTGCTTATCGTCTGGGGACAAACACAAATTGCTTCAGGGTTGGCGTCGATCATTAATGCTGCGACTCCAATATTTGGTGTTGTGGTTGCCAGTACTCTTTTGCCTGACGAGAAGGCGACACCGCTTAAGGTTTTAGGGGTAGTGGTTGGCTTTATTGGTGTTGTCGTCATGATAGGTTTACCGGCCCTAGGCGGTGACACTCCGTTGTTAGCTGAGCTGGCGGTTGTCTGCGCTAGTATCAGCTATGCATTTGCGAGTGTGCATGGTCGACGCTTTAAAGCGATGAAGATCAGTTTGATCATGTTAGCAGCAGGGCAAGTGACGGCATCAAGTGTGGTGCTGTTACCTATCGCATTCTGGGTAGAGAGCCCAGCGATCTTTGCTGATGTGAGCACGCATACTTGGCTGGCAATGATTTCTTTAGCCGTGTTCTCAACTGCATTTGCTTACACACTCTATTTTAAGATTCTTCAACTAGCAGGGGCGACCAATGTGTTGTTGGTCACCTTGCTTGTGCCTGTTTCAGCAATATTACTTGGCGTCGTTTTTCTAGGAGAGTCATTGGAGCCTATTCACATCGTTGGGATGGGATTAATTGCGCTGGGCTTATCAGCGATTGATGGGCGCATCTGGCACAAATTGCTTAATCGCCCGTCAGTGAAACGCAGATAAGAAAGAACTGCTAGTCGGGCATATTGATGGGTAAAGCACTGGTGTGTTTTACCTCATCAAGGACAAATAGCGTTTGTGCCTCTCTAACTTCCGGAAAGCCTCTCAGCTCCTTTAATATAAATTGCGAGAGCTCTTTGTTGGTGCGTGCGACCACTTTCATCAGGTGATCATAGGGACCTGAGAGTGAGTAACATTCGAGAATCAATGGATGAGCAAGTGCGGCTGTTTTAAATTCATCAAACGCCGCCTCATTTCGCTGATCAATACTGACTTGAATAAAAGCGGTCACGCCAAACCCTGCTTTTTCGGCATCTAATAACGCGCCATACTTTTTTATTATCCCACTTTCTTCCAATTGTTTGGTTCGTCGTAAGCACGTCGACTCAGACATATCCGTTGCTTTCGCTAACTCAACAATCGACTTTCGACCGTTTTCTTGTAAGTGAGAAAGTATCTTTTTGTCTTGTTTTGTTAGCATGACGTAATCCTTCAAAATAATGTCTAACCATGAACTATTCCGCCATATTACATCGATTTGTAGGCGACTTTGACGACTAAATTCACATCTTTTCGCATAAAATCAGTTCAGCTTTACTAATAAAAACAAGGAATAATCTATGGCAACAGAAAAGTTTTTCCACGTGGGTGAATTGAACGCAGAGCAACCACAACCAACTCAATATGAACCATCAAAGTTTGCGAAGGCTCGTCATCCAGAACCTTATCGTTTCGAGGTGAATTTAACTGCTGAAGCTGGCGACATGCAAAAGAAAACCGGTGTGGTTTCTGTGAATATTCCGGGTTTTAGTCCAGTAAAACTTTACTGTGATGAGCAGCCACCGGTGGGTAACGATACAGCGCCGCCACCATTGGCATTTTTCTCTGCTGGGATTGGTTTTTGCTTAATGACTCATTTAACCGATATTCTTAACGCACGTAAAATTAAAGTGGACTCGTTGAAACTTGAGCAACGTATAGTATTTCGCACTAACCTTGGGCATATGCGTGACCATGGCTATATGACCGATGGTGGCTGCGATATAGTCGAAACCCATGTGATCATTGAAAGTCCTGAGCCAGAAGAGAAGATCAAAGACCTGATGAATGAAGCAGAAAACGGCTGTATGGCGCATTTTGCATTAAGAAACCCAATTCCATGGTCAACACGATTGATTTATAACGGTAAAGAGGCAATAAGCCGCAGTGGAAATTGATCGTCGCTTTTAAGTGTATTAACTAGGTACTGATTTGAACGCAAATACCGGAAAGGTGTTTGCGTTTTTTATTTGGCAACTCGCTGCAAAGACAACCTTTTTCATTCACAAGTGATTTTGGATGGCATAAAAATGTGCGTTACTTCACGTATTTTGCCTTGTGATTTTGGCGGTATTTATCAGTGAACAGCCACCCAGTTTGTTACGCAGAGTTTGCTCTTCTGGCTGGTGGCTGAATAATTAATTATTAAAATACAATCACTTAAATTGGTTTGTTGTTTGATGTCGATTATTTCAACTGTTTCAGAGAGTTTGCTCAACCGTTAACGCTTGTATCAACGATGAAGCAACCTCTAGATTAATGCGCAGTCTGCATGCCGAAAATGCAAACTATTCATTTTACTCATAATCTCAAGTCACTAGTATTTTTAGGGTTATCAAAGCGTCTATTTGGTTCCCATATCAAACTTACTTGCGACATGACCTATCGAGCGGCAAGTACGTTTCATATGAGAATTAATCTGTATAAGGAAACGGTTTATGGCTCAATTAGTCGATGAAATAGTATTTCAATCAGGGGTCAAACTAAGCAATCGTATTGTGATGGCTCCAATGACCATCCAGTCGGCATTTTTTGATGGCGGCGTGACGCAAGAGATGATCAACTACTATGCTGCTCGTTCTGGTGACGCGGGTGCGATTATTGTTGAAAGCGCATTTGTAGAAAACTATGGCCGCGCTTTTCCCGGTGCGCTAGGTATTGATACTGACAGTAAAATTGCGGGTTTAGCCAAGCTTGCATCTGCGATAAAAGCAAAAGGCTCGAAAGCTATTTTGCAAATTTATCATGCCGGACGCATGGCGAATCCGGAGTTCAATGGTGGGCATCAGCCTATTTCAGCCAGTCCAGTAGCAGCGCTGCGCGACAATGCAGAAACACCGTTGGAGATGACAGAAAGCCAAATTGAATCGATGATCGAAAGTTTTGGTGAAGCCGTTAGACGCGCAATTGTTGCCGGTTTTGATGGTGTTGAGATTCATGGTGCGAACACATACTTAATACAGCAGTTCTTTTCTCCACACTCGAACCGTCGCAATGACAAGTGGGGCGGTGATATTGAAAAGCGCACGACATTCCCAATTGCGATTCTCGCTAAGACGAAGCAAGTAATCGCTCAGCATAGTGCAGCCGATTTTATTGTTGGCTACCGTTTTTCTCCTGAAGAGATAGAGCAACCAGGCATTCGTTTTGATGACACCATGTATCTGTTGGATAAACTGGCAACTCATGGTCTCGACTATTTCCATTTTTCAATGGGGAGTTGGTTACGTAACTCGATTGTGACGCCGGAAGACTCACAACCGTTGATCGACAAATATCGTCAAATGCAGTCAGAAAGCGTGGCACAAGTGCCAGTGATTGGTGTGGGTGGAATCGCTCAACGTGCCGATGCTGATAAAGCGCTCGCACAAGGCTATGACATGGTGAGTGTCGGTAAAGGATATTTGGTTGAGCCGACTTGGGCTGGCAAAGTTCTTAATAATACTGTTTGTGCCGAGTTTGCGGATATCGCTCAGCAAGAAGCATTGCAGATCCCAACGCCACTATGGGAAATTATGGATTACATGATTGTTGACAGTGCTGCTGAAGCGTTAAAACACCAACGCATCAAAGAGCTGCAAAATGTGCCAATTAAGTTTAATTCTGGTCAATATACTGCTTACGGACGTGGCCACAACGGTGATTTGCCAGTGACCGTGACTTTCTCAGAAGATAAGATCCTCGAGATATTTGTCGATTCCTCAAAAGAGTCTGACGGTATTGCCAACCCTGCATTTGAGCGTATTCCACAGCAAATCCTTGATGGGCAGACATTAAACATCGATGTGATTTCAGGGGCAACGGTCAGTAGCCAAGCAGTGCTTGATGGCGTATCAAATGCGGTTGATTTAGCTGGTGGTAATTCAGAGGCTCTACGCTGCAAAGCAAAAGAGGCGGTTGAGTGGTCATCAAAAACCATCGAAGAGACCGTTGATATTGTGGTGGTCGGCGGTGGCGGCGCTGGTTTAAGCGCGACGCTTACAGCACTGGATAAAGGCAAATCGGTTATTTTGCTCGAAAAATTCCCAGCAATTGGTGGCAATACGGTGCGCACCGGTGGCTGGGTGAATGCTACTGAGCCTGAATGGCAAAATGATTTTCCTGCATTGCCGGGCGAAAAAGAGACGTTGATGCAACTTGCGAACACACCGGAGAGTGAGTTTGTAGGCCAATACCTTGATGACTTTAAAGTACTCAAAGCTCAGTTGGACAACTACTTTACCGACTTAGCTGGAGGTAAGCAGTACCTGTTTGACTCTACAGAGTTGCACCGCATCCAAACCTACTTGGGCGGTAAACGTACCGACTTAAATGGTGAGCCTATCTTTGGTCAGTATGATCTGGTCGAAACCTTAACCTCACGCTCTATGGAGTCAGTAGACTGGTTGAGCGACAAAGGTATCGACTTTGATCGTAGCGTGGTAGAGATCCCAGTTGGAGCGTTATGGCGTCGAGCTCATAAACCAAAACGTCCGAAAGGCGTAGAGTTTGTTGATAAACTGCAAAAACGCATTCTAGAACAAAATGGTCGAATCATTACCGACACGCGTGCCACGGATTTGATTGTTGAAGATGGCAAGGTCGTGGGTATTCATGCTGAGCAAGCTAACGGGACTAAACTCGTACTGCGTGTTAACCATGGTATCGTGCTGGCTTCTGGTGGTTTTGGTGCGAACACCCAAATGATCAAAAAGTACAATACCTATTGGAAAGAGATTGCCGACGATATCAAAACCACCAACTCACCAGCCTTGGTTGGGGATGGGATTGAGATCGGTGAACGAGCAGGCGCAGAGCTAGTTGGTATGGGCTTCGTTCAGTTGATGCCAGTGGGTGACCCTAAATCTGGTGCGCTATTAACGGGTTTGATCGTGCCACCAGAAAACTTTGTCTTTGTTAACCAGCAAGGTCATCGCTTTGTTGATGAATGTGGCAGCCGTGATGTCCTATCGTCAGCGTTCTTTGACAATGGTGGTCTAATTTACATGATTGCCGATGAGAAGATTCGTCAAACGGCGGCGAACACATCAGATGAAACCATTGAGCGAGAAATCAAAGAAGGCATCATCATCCAAGCAGAGACGCTTGAGGAGTTAGCAGAAAAGATCGGTGTTCCGGCCGAGCAGTTAACCGCGACGATTGCTCAGTACAACCGCTATGTAGAGCAAGGGCATGATCCTGAGTTCCATAAGAGTGCGTTTGGCTTAAAGGTCGATCATGCTCCGTTTTACGCTACGCCACGTCAACCGTCAGTTCACCATACAATGGGAGGCTTGAAGATTGATACTAAGGCACGTGTTATCGGCACTGACGGCAACGTAATCCCTGGCTTATATGCTGCGGGTGAAGTGACAGGCGGTATCCATGCTGGTAACCGTTTAGGTGGTAACGCGCTCATTGATATCTTTACTTATGGCCGTATTGCCGGTGAGAGTGCGGCGGATTCAATTTAAACTTCTGAGTCTGTTGTCATGATAGAGGGGAGCGATGCTTCCCTCTTTTCTTATTTTCGTTAGTGTTTGAGTAGAAAGTAATATGACCAATTACCGTGCTAGATTTCAGATGATGGGGACGATTATCGATCTAGTGGTTTACCACCCAAGTGGTGAACAGCTGATTAAACAAGCCTACCAGCAACTTGAACATTACGCCCAGCGTTTTACTGTCAATCAGCCTCACTCTGAACTGATGGCGGTGAATCGTAATGCGGGCATCGCTCCAGTTGTCGTTGAAGATGATCTGTTTCAATTGATTAAACTGGCAAAAGCACACAGTGAAGATGTGAATAACCCATTTAATATCGCTATTGGGCCTTTAGTTAAAGCGTGGCGAATCGGGTTTAAAGACGCCAAAGTGCCAAGCCCAGATGAGCTTGAAGCTAAGCTTAGCTTGGTCGACCCAAGCAATATTCTATTGGATGATGCGACAAAATCGGTCTATTTGCGCCAAGTTGGGATGGAGATTGACCTAGGTGCGATTGCGAAAGGCTACTTTGCTGATCAAGTTAAATGCCAGTTGGTTGACGCAGGTGTTGAACATGGTTTTATCAGTTTAGGGGGTAATGTGCTGACTATTGGAGACTCGCCGAAAAACAGCAACCGAGCATGGAATGTCGGTATTCAGAACCCGTTATCAGCGCGAGGCGATGTGATACGTGTTGTGCCGCTAAAAGGCTTCTCCATGGTGACGTCTGGCATTAATGAACGATTTTTTGATGCAAATGGGCAGCGCTATCACCATTTATTGGATGCGAAAACAGGCATGCCAATCGCAACGGACATCGCGAGTTTGACCATTATTTCCGAGCAGTCAGTGGATGGTGAAATTTGGAGTACGGCGGGTTTCTTATCAAGTGTCGCTAAAGCGCGCGCCTATATTGATCAACAAGCGGGTATAGAAGCCGTTCTGGTATCCAAACGAGGCGAGGTTTTTGTTACGCAAGGTTTGACCGACCAAGGCGGTGTAATCGCATTCGCTTAGAACCAAAGCAAAAATAACCTTTTTGGCACTTATTAAGCCATAAATTAATTAGTCATCCGCGCCGCATTTGGCGCACTCTTGATAAGTGCGCTCACCTTCACTGATCACCACATAGCTTGATACGCACTTTTCACACAAAGCCAGTTTTGGATAGGCAATCTTGTCCTTTTTTGAGCGAGTATCGCCCTCTGTAACGTAGAATTTTCTCATCGAGTACGCTTCTAATAGAGTAAAAGCGGGGGAGTATAGCCTGCGTTAAAGAGTTTGTCCCTCTTGGTGTTTTGAGCGCAAGAGAGATAAATAGTTTATCGGCGGATGACCTCCTCGACGCTGAGAATGTCGGCGATATTAGCGACTTCAGCTAACGCGGTTTGGTGAACAACCTGCGCAGCAATTGTTTGGTCAAAAATAGACAAATCACAGGTAGCACATGCATCATGGGCGATGATTGTCTTTAAGCCATATTCGATGGTCGCACGCGCAGTACTGCTTACACACATATGGGTCATCATTCCAACGAGTACAACTTCGGTTACCTCGAGTTCATTCAGTACGTCACTTAAGTTTGTCGCTGCAAATGAGTTAGGGTAGTGCTTGGTAATGACTGGCTCTCCTTCGAGAGGAGTGACGCTTGAGTGGATCTTTTGACCGTCAGTCCCTTCTAGCATAAAACCCAGTTCCGGCGTGGCAGCTAAGTGCTGAACATGCACTATCGCTTTGCCGTTTTGGCGAAAGTGGTGGAGCAATTTTCTGGCATTTTCAGCCGCTTTTACTGGCTCCTTTAAGCTCATTGCTCCGCCTTCAAAATAGTCGTTTTGGATATCGATAAGAATCAGTGCTTGTTTAGTCATATTTGTTCTCCTTGGTTTGATATGGTCACTTTACACTCAGCATTGGCGGACTATAATGTCCTAAATGGACAATATAAGGTCACATATGGACAGGCAATGCGTTAGGATCGTGATCCTAGAAACAGAGCATGTAATGAAGTCAGCGGCGGCAGGGATCAGCGATATTCTGACGGTTGCTAACTACGTGCTAAATGAGCAATTTTTTGTGGTCACACAGGCTGCGTCTTCAGCATTACCGGCTCATGATGTGCCAGATGTCGTGTTTATCCCACCGCGAAAAATTGGTGCCGATGCATGCTACGACCAAGCAATACTGGCGACGTTAAAACAATGGCATCGGCAAGGTTGTACAGTCGCGGCGAATTGCGCTAGCGTATTTTGGCTTGGACATGCGGGTTTGCTGGAAAACAGAGCGGCAACCACCCATTGGAAACTGTGTGATCAACTTGCCAGCGAGTTTCCAACAATGGCTGATGTTAAACGCCATGAAATGGTGGTGGATGAGGGGAGCATTATTACTGGCTCCGGTCTATTTGCCTTTCAGGATTTGGCGCTGCATTTAATTGCACGCTACGCAGGTTTTGAACTTGCCAAGGAAGTGGCTGACATTTGCTTACTTGATTTCTCTGGACGGCTACAAGCCTATTACGAACGTTTTTTACCAGACTTTAGCCACGGCAATGCGTTGGTATTAAAAGCTCAGCAATATTGTCAGCAGACACCGTTAGATCAACAAAGTAATAAAGCCATGGCGCAGGTTTGTTGTGTTAGTGAGAAAACTTTAACTCGCGCGTTTAAAAAGGTACTCAATCTGACTCCGCAGCAGTACCGGTTGAGCTACAAAATGGATGTCGCCAAGCGAGAAATGAACATCAATAAGTCGACAGTAGAGCAGGTTGCTTTTTTACTGGGCTATAACGATGTCAGCAACTTTACTCGAGTCTTTAAGAAGGTGGTGGGAATTACTCCGACTCATTACCGTTCTAGGTTTTCTCATGATTAACCCTTACCCGTTGCCGAAGACGGTTGTAAATCGCGCTCGAAACATTATCTGAGGTTAAAAAGTGAGAGCTATCCCTATCACAGCAATTTTCCATAATAGGGAACACATCGTCATGTTTTACGCTTAGGTGTTTCGCCTAGAAAATCGGTTTCTTCTTATTCATCAGATAGAAAGCGGCACTAATGGCGATAAATAGAAACGCAAAATAGTAGAAGAATGAAGAGAGTGAGGCGATAAAGTCGATATGTTGGGCAATCTGCTCTTCATTATAGCCCTGCGATACCAGTTTGTAGTAATAGGCATACAAGATACCAATCAAACCGTACCCAAGGTTGAACATTAACCCTTTGAAGCTAAGCACAGTTGCTCGGTTGTGAGATTCCGTTTTTCGATTGAGATGGTAACTAATAAAGATATTCATTGTCATGATAATAAAGATCAAGATCAGCGCTGGGATCACGCCATAAATTGACCAACCAAGGCTAATCCAATAGTAGGTTGCCATTGTTGCCAGCCCCATAATGACAATGAATTTCTTTGGCTCCATGCTCTCTGCGAGTTGGCGGCTTTGCCCTGCTAAAATAATTTTTAGCACACTTATCCCAGCACCAATCAACCCAAAGTAGATAATTGGAATATCAATAGCGCGATAGTATTGGCTGTTCATGGTTAAAAACATGCGCGAAGTGTGTTCAAAAAGGCTGTAGTAGAGCAATATAAACAATACGTAAGGTGTCGAAAGCACCCATTTCCCCGTATTTAGTGTCAGTTTTAGGCTGGCGAGTGTCGTTGCTAACTTGGTAGTATGGCTTGGGAGCACTTTTTTCTCTTCTCGCATCCCCAGTGCTGCATAAATCGCGATTATCGCGACAAACAACGTGGCATACACCGGAATACGCATGATATCTTGAGTGGTTTGCGGTGCTTCTAAGCCAATAAAG
This window of the Vibrio panuliri genome carries:
- a CDS encoding DMT family transporter — its product is MPSSISQEMSAKVWGLLILLSMLWGGSFFFVGIAVSELPPLIIVTLRVTLAAITLWIIALLTGHRPPKDYRIWVAFLGMGLLNNVIPFLLIVWGQTQIASGLASIINAATPIFGVVVASTLLPDEKATPLKVLGVVVGFIGVVVMIGLPALGGDTPLLAELAVVCASISYAFASVHGRRFKAMKISLIMLAAGQVTASSVVLLPIAFWVESPAIFADVSTHTWLAMISLAVFSTAFAYTLYFKILQLAGATNVLLVTLLVPVSAILLGVVFLGESLEPIHIVGMGLIALGLSAIDGRIWHKLLNRPSVKRR
- a CDS encoding Lrp/AsnC family transcriptional regulator produces the protein MLTKQDKKILSHLQENGRKSIVELAKATDMSESTCLRRTKQLEESGIIKKYGALLDAEKAGFGVTAFIQVSIDQRNEAAFDEFKTAALAHPLILECYSLSGPYDHLMKVVARTNKELSQFILKELRGFPEVREAQTLFVLDEVKHTSALPINMPD
- a CDS encoding OsmC family protein; its protein translation is MATEKFFHVGELNAEQPQPTQYEPSKFAKARHPEPYRFEVNLTAEAGDMQKKTGVVSVNIPGFSPVKLYCDEQPPVGNDTAPPPLAFFSAGIGFCLMTHLTDILNARKIKVDSLKLEQRIVFRTNLGHMRDHGYMTDGGCDIVETHVIIESPEPEEKIKDLMNEAENGCMAHFALRNPIPWSTRLIYNGKEAISRSGN
- a CDS encoding NADH-dependent flavin oxidoreductase, whose amino-acid sequence is MAQLVDEIVFQSGVKLSNRIVMAPMTIQSAFFDGGVTQEMINYYAARSGDAGAIIVESAFVENYGRAFPGALGIDTDSKIAGLAKLASAIKAKGSKAILQIYHAGRMANPEFNGGHQPISASPVAALRDNAETPLEMTESQIESMIESFGEAVRRAIVAGFDGVEIHGANTYLIQQFFSPHSNRRNDKWGGDIEKRTTFPIAILAKTKQVIAQHSAADFIVGYRFSPEEIEQPGIRFDDTMYLLDKLATHGLDYFHFSMGSWLRNSIVTPEDSQPLIDKYRQMQSESVAQVPVIGVGGIAQRADADKALAQGYDMVSVGKGYLVEPTWAGKVLNNTVCAEFADIAQQEALQIPTPLWEIMDYMIVDSAAEALKHQRIKELQNVPIKFNSGQYTAYGRGHNGDLPVTVTFSEDKILEIFVDSSKESDGIANPAFERIPQQILDGQTLNIDVISGATVSSQAVLDGVSNAVDLAGGNSEALRCKAKEAVEWSSKTIEETVDIVVVGGGGAGLSATLTALDKGKSVILLEKFPAIGGNTVRTGGWVNATEPEWQNDFPALPGEKETLMQLANTPESEFVGQYLDDFKVLKAQLDNYFTDLAGGKQYLFDSTELHRIQTYLGGKRTDLNGEPIFGQYDLVETLTSRSMESVDWLSDKGIDFDRSVVEIPVGALWRRAHKPKRPKGVEFVDKLQKRILEQNGRIITDTRATDLIVEDGKVVGIHAEQANGTKLVLRVNHGIVLASGGFGANTQMIKKYNTYWKEIADDIKTTNSPALVGDGIEIGERAGAELVGMGFVQLMPVGDPKSGALLTGLIVPPENFVFVNQQGHRFVDECGSRDVLSSAFFDNGGLIYMIADEKIRQTAANTSDETIEREIKEGIIIQAETLEELAEKIGVPAEQLTATIAQYNRYVEQGHDPEFHKSAFGLKVDHAPFYATPRQPSVHHTMGGLKIDTKARVIGTDGNVIPGLYAAGEVTGGIHAGNRLGGNALIDIFTYGRIAGESAADSI
- a CDS encoding FAD:protein FMN transferase; this encodes MTNYRARFQMMGTIIDLVVYHPSGEQLIKQAYQQLEHYAQRFTVNQPHSELMAVNRNAGIAPVVVEDDLFQLIKLAKAHSEDVNNPFNIAIGPLVKAWRIGFKDAKVPSPDELEAKLSLVDPSNILLDDATKSVYLRQVGMEIDLGAIAKGYFADQVKCQLVDAGVEHGFISLGGNVLTIGDSPKNSNRAWNVGIQNPLSARGDVIRVVPLKGFSMVTSGINERFFDANGQRYHHLLDAKTGMPIATDIASLTIISEQSVDGEIWSTAGFLSSVAKARAYIDQQAGIEAVLVSKRGEVFVTQGLTDQGGVIAFA
- a CDS encoding cysteine hydrolase family protein, which encodes MTKQALILIDIQNDYFEGGAMSLKEPVKAAENARKLLHHFRQNGKAIVHVQHLAATPELGFMLEGTDGQKIHSSVTPLEGEPVITKHYPNSFAATNLSDVLNELEVTEVVLVGMMTHMCVSSTARATIEYGLKTIIAHDACATCDLSIFDQTIAAQVVHQTALAEVANIADILSVEEVIRR
- a CDS encoding GlxA family transcriptional regulator; translation: MKSAAAGISDILTVANYVLNEQFFVVTQAASSALPAHDVPDVVFIPPRKIGADACYDQAILATLKQWHRQGCTVAANCASVFWLGHAGLLENRAATTHWKLCDQLASEFPTMADVKRHEMVVDEGSIITGSGLFAFQDLALHLIARYAGFELAKEVADICLLDFSGRLQAYYERFLPDFSHGNALVLKAQQYCQQTPLDQQSNKAMAQVCCVSEKTLTRAFKKVLNLTPQQYRLSYKMDVAKREMNINKSTVEQVAFLLGYNDVSNFTRVFKKVVGITPTHYRSRFSHD
- a CDS encoding MFS transporter, giving the protein MTLKDILQVRNVRNFLIFRCSYFARFYYPVFTLLYLDYGLTLSQFAMLNVVWAATIVLAEVPSGAFADTLGRKKLVVLSSIVMFIEIAMIAFVPTGNPTFVFVVFLVNRILSGLAMALASGADEALAYDTLKDQGKEEAWPRVLQVQLRLSSSVGIVVTLLGAAMYDVNFMASVYRFIGLEAPQTTQDIMRIPVYATLFVAIIAIYAALGMREEKKVLPSHTTKLATTLASLKLTLNTGKWVLSTPYVLFILLYYSLFEHTSRMFLTMNSQYYRAIDIPIIYFGLIGAGISVLKIILAGQSRQLAESMEPKKFIVIMGLATMATYYWISLGWSIYGVIPALILIFIIMTMNIFISYHLNRKTESHNRATVLSFKGLMFNLGYGLIGILYAYYYKLVSQGYNEEQIAQHIDFIASLSSFFYYFAFLFIAISAAFYLMNKKKPIF